The Micromonospora sp. NBC_01740 genome includes a window with the following:
- a CDS encoding TauD/TfdA family dioxygenase, with protein sequence MTGPAPRRRGSVAVTSPVSRRVLVDGTFVLLVEAAVPDLDLAGWLAGRRDELLRDLDAHGAVFFRGFEVATADDFSRAARAVSPDLLGYLERAAPRHEVAEKVFTSTEFNAEQWIPLHHEMSYSHNWPTHLYFWCAQPATGSGGATPLASERVVSPRIPAEVRQRFLRHGVSYVRNYGPHLDMPWQEAFQTTDRAEVEKYCADSATEYTWLDGDGLRTRARRQAVATHPRTGETVWFNHAHLFHVSNMPAEVSAALLREYGPEGLPRNAYYGDGEPIPDEVVAGIRDLYREHAVSVPWQRGDVLVVDNFLTTHGREPFSGDRQILVAMSDLYLNRSVV encoded by the coding sequence GTGACCGGGCCGGCGCCGCGCCGACGGGGCAGCGTGGCGGTCACCTCGCCGGTGTCCCGCCGGGTGCTGGTCGACGGCACGTTCGTGCTGCTGGTGGAGGCCGCCGTGCCGGATCTCGACCTGGCCGGCTGGCTGGCGGGGCGCCGCGACGAGCTGCTGCGCGACCTCGACGCCCACGGGGCGGTCTTCTTCCGGGGCTTCGAGGTGGCCACGGCCGACGACTTCAGCCGGGCCGCCCGCGCGGTCAGCCCGGACCTGCTCGGCTACCTGGAACGCGCCGCGCCCCGGCACGAGGTCGCGGAGAAGGTCTTCACCTCCACCGAGTTCAACGCCGAGCAGTGGATCCCGCTGCACCACGAGATGTCGTACTCGCACAACTGGCCCACCCACCTCTACTTCTGGTGCGCCCAGCCGGCCACCGGCAGCGGCGGCGCGACCCCGCTGGCCAGCGAGCGGGTGGTGAGCCCGCGCATTCCCGCCGAGGTACGGCAGCGGTTCCTCCGGCACGGGGTCAGCTACGTGCGCAACTACGGTCCGCACCTGGACATGCCCTGGCAGGAGGCGTTCCAGACGACCGACCGCGCCGAGGTGGAGAAGTACTGCGCCGATTCGGCCACCGAGTACACCTGGCTCGACGGCGACGGGCTGCGGACGCGGGCCCGCCGGCAGGCGGTGGCGACCCACCCGCGCACCGGCGAGACGGTCTGGTTCAACCACGCGCACCTGTTCCACGTCTCCAACATGCCCGCCGAGGTGTCGGCCGCACTGCTGCGCGAGTACGGGCCCGAGGGGCTGCCCCGCAACGCCTACTACGGCGACGGCGAGCCGATCCCCGACGAGGTGGTGGCCGGCATCCGGGACCTGTATCGGGAACACGCGGTGTCGGTTCCCTGGCAGCGCGGCGACGTGCTGGTGGTGGACAACTTCCTCACGACCCACGGTCGCGAACCCTTCAGCGGCGACCGGCAGATCCTGGTCGCCATGTCCGACCTCTACCTCAACCGGAGCGTGGTGTGA
- a CDS encoding SDR family oxidoreductase, producing MPEPTPGRLAGRTAIITGAARGLGRACATAFAAQGADLVLVDVAHDLPAVPYPLGSASQLTHTAKLCAELGVAAYPVEADVRDLDAVRAAVALCLDRFGRIDVLVNNAGIAAPSGKPVHEISEAEWQLMLDVDLSGPWRMVSAVGAVMCRQRAGSIVNVASTAGLVGYRHFAGYVAAKHGLVGLTRAAALDYAPLKVRVNALCPGSVRDDPYVEGRMLAEIARSLEVPVAEHEETFVQAQPMNALIEPDSVAQAALWLASDESSQVTGSVITVDGGFTTR from the coding sequence GTGCCTGAGCCGACGCCGGGCCGGCTGGCCGGCCGGACCGCGATCATCACGGGCGCCGCGCGGGGACTCGGCCGGGCCTGCGCGACCGCCTTCGCGGCGCAGGGCGCCGACCTGGTCCTGGTGGACGTGGCCCACGACCTGCCCGCCGTGCCGTACCCGCTCGGCTCGGCCAGCCAGCTCACGCACACCGCCAAGCTCTGCGCGGAGCTGGGGGTGGCCGCGTACCCGGTCGAGGCCGACGTGCGGGACCTCGACGCGGTCCGGGCCGCCGTCGCGCTCTGCCTGGACCGGTTCGGCCGGATCGACGTCCTGGTGAACAACGCCGGCATCGCGGCGCCCTCCGGCAAGCCGGTGCACGAGATCAGCGAGGCCGAGTGGCAGCTCATGCTCGACGTCGACCTCTCCGGCCCGTGGCGGATGGTCAGCGCGGTCGGCGCGGTGATGTGCCGGCAGCGCGCCGGGAGCATCGTCAACGTGGCGTCGACCGCCGGCCTGGTCGGCTACCGGCACTTCGCCGGGTACGTCGCCGCCAAGCACGGCCTGGTCGGCCTGACCCGGGCCGCGGCGCTGGACTACGCGCCGCTGAAGGTGCGGGTCAACGCCCTGTGCCCCGGCTCGGTGCGCGACGACCCGTACGTCGAGGGTCGGATGCTGGCCGAGATCGCCCGGTCGCTGGAGGTGCCGGTCGCCGAGCACGAGGAGACGTTCGTCCAGGCCCAGCCGATGAACGCGCTGATCGAGCCCGACTCGGTGGCCCAGGCCGCACTGTGGCTGGCCTCCGACGAGTCGTCGCAGGTCACCGGCTCGGTCATCACCGTCGACGGAGGATTCACCACCCGATGA
- a CDS encoding TauD/TfdA family dioxygenase — MSEQTPVAPVIPRRGRERSLVDVRPDWPGGPLPALVRANVPDVDLAAWLAGNRSTVDELARRAGAVLFRGFAVDGAADFRTVMAALSDDVLSYGERSSPRSEVTEGVYTSTEHPADQPIVLHNEQSYTVNWPLRIVFHCETEPAAGGRTPLADSRRVLERLRPETVAGFERRGVLYRRNYLPGISLPWQTAFQTDDRADVEAYCARALIDVEWVGEQQLRTRQVRPAVREHPVTGERTWFNHALFFHVTSLPAEVSAGLRASLAEEDLPYQTAYGDGTPIGDDVLAELRAAYAAETRSFAWRRGDVLLVENMLAAHAREPFTPPRRILTAMSDPVAAPELTAATVTSTGVRS, encoded by the coding sequence ATGAGTGAGCAGACCCCGGTCGCGCCGGTGATCCCGCGCCGCGGCCGCGAACGGTCCCTGGTCGACGTACGCCCCGACTGGCCCGGCGGGCCCCTGCCGGCCCTCGTCCGGGCCAACGTGCCCGACGTGGACCTGGCCGCCTGGCTGGCCGGCAACCGGTCCACCGTGGACGAGCTGGCGCGCCGCGCCGGCGCCGTGCTGTTCCGTGGCTTCGCGGTGGACGGCGCGGCCGACTTCCGCACCGTCATGGCCGCCCTCTCCGACGACGTGCTCAGCTACGGCGAGCGCTCGTCGCCGCGCAGCGAGGTGACCGAGGGCGTCTACACCTCCACCGAGCACCCGGCCGACCAGCCGATCGTGCTGCACAACGAGCAGTCGTACACGGTGAACTGGCCGCTGCGCATCGTCTTCCACTGCGAGACCGAGCCTGCCGCCGGTGGGCGCACCCCGCTGGCCGACAGCCGCCGGGTGCTCGAGCGGCTGCGGCCGGAGACGGTCGCCGGATTCGAGCGCCGGGGCGTGCTCTACCGGCGCAACTACCTGCCGGGGATCAGCCTGCCGTGGCAGACGGCCTTCCAGACCGACGACCGGGCCGACGTGGAGGCGTACTGCGCCCGTGCGCTGATCGACGTCGAGTGGGTCGGCGAGCAGCAGCTGCGCACCCGGCAGGTCCGCCCCGCCGTGCGGGAGCACCCGGTGACGGGGGAGCGGACCTGGTTCAACCACGCCCTGTTCTTCCACGTCACCTCGCTGCCGGCGGAGGTCAGCGCCGGGCTGCGCGCGTCGCTCGCCGAGGAGGACCTGCCCTACCAGACCGCGTACGGCGACGGCACGCCCATCGGCGACGACGTGCTGGCCGAGCTGCGCGCCGCGTACGCGGCCGAGACCCGCTCCTTCGCCTGGCGGCGCGGCGACGTGCTGCTGGTGGAGAACATGCTGGCCGCGCACGCCCGGGAGCCGTTCACGCCGCCCCGGCGCATCCTGACCGCGATGTCCGACCCGGTCGCCGCGCCCGAGCTGACCGCCGCCACCGTGACCTCCACGGGGGTGCGGTCGTGA
- a CDS encoding non-ribosomal peptide synthetase yields the protein MNGYRLSPIQRLAWSGAQDLVRARVLLDRPLDRARLQTALDAVVARHEALRLTLVHHPGLRVPLQDVDDGRSVVVGAQGELSVTVTDDALELAATPLIADPASLRLVLADLARAYADGRLADDPDALQFLDVTEWQLSQRQEDDPFGAPAAPAARLVTPHGDDPAEVGTATLPAAALTAAAREAGVGVANLLFAAWALALSRRAEPPAGVDDADLVLARWSDGRQATGTAGVVGPLGGHAPIRLGLPLPAAPKALLDEVRAAESAAEEAFHLVDPVGEHSDAVAGFAVVPAGDPAALGGLGATAVEVSAPPATAGPQLTAVVGDDEVTLRVVGGRWLLEGLLAILGSLPRALADGTPLVLTGEGEARWLAEAAGEPSRAAVRTLVELLDDGLAGADQDSPAVVAADGTYTVGELRDVAARVAAGLVERGLHRARVGVLATRSRDTVAAFLGVLRAGAVYVPLDPAAPAERLAAQVRAVDAGLVVGAGGPAGLAGATVAELAAGTATAAVPPAAPIDPAYVIFTSGSTGTPRPVQVPHGAAAHLAYALEETVYAGSRAGLRVAVNAPLTFDASVKQLVQLAHGRSLYLVPEDVRRDGAELAVALADNRVDVLDLTPSQLRILLAGAGDARLPELLLVGGEAIPPDLWDTLAALPGVRAVNLYGPTECTVDSTAAEIRPATAPTIGRPLPGVGVWVLDERLRPVPPGVAGELCVSGPQLADGYLGDPETTGRRFVRAALPDGRTERVYRTGDRVRFDAEGRLRYLGRLDDQVKIHGFRVEPGEVAATLRAHPEVADAAVVARDDDGHGDRLVGYVRPAAPAVDVDLDRVAGINPHETRYLYDEIFTQRVYLRDGIVLRRGATVFDVGANIGMFSLFVHAACPDATIHAFEPVPSVVAALRRNVEEFGVPATVHPVGLSTAPGQVSFTYYPGYSMMSGQAAYADPAAEVAVIKRFLANERDRGESDRETLLERVDELLAERFDGSEVTVDVRPLSEVIDEVGPERIDLLKIDVQRAEADVLAGIEERHWLLIAQVAMEVHDAVGTDTEGRLDELIALFEDRGFDVVTRQDDLLTGTDRHTLHAVRPEYAADPRPAVAVPDGPAAGPLEARLTDWLAQRLPAHLVPAAVVLLDDLPLTRNGKLDRAALPAPELDRARREPAVAPANRAEEILVEAWREVLGTQSVGVTDSFFALGGDSIRSIQMQVAANRRGLSFRLGDIFVHQSIRELVAHGEITLTGPGADATDASGAAEPFALVAAADRDRLPAGLADAYPMTALQQGMVYHCELTGDPAMYHNVTAHRVDAPLEAEALRAALADLVARHPVLRTGFSLGTHTEPLQLVHAEVPVEVPVTELTDADEATRRARVDELVAAERVRPFDWDRPPLLRLHAVRDDTDTFTLIVAECHAILDGWSLHLLLGELLAAYDRRRAGLSVPHRPTLPFRAYVAAEREAVADAGSRRFWLEGAGGVPPLLLGGAEPRITTTRRVPLAASTTGAVTAAARAAGVPAKSWLLAVHLRVIGEVAGRDEVVTGLVVGARPEAEGSDATLGLFLNTLPVSAVLGTRSLAELAAAAWQAERSLMGHHRFPLAEIVRAGGAGPRFDHFFNWTHFHGGADEGEGGGGRGSRIVDSRGITVDVAFSLAVDVEVDPATGQLALTLQYDARHVDEARADRLAEAYRRLLATDPTVPLPTVGPAGPVVPAPRDGDARDRWAARVASVWQEVVGVAPRGERAEFLAAGGDSLRALRLVTALRQRHGSSITLPEFVALGSYGAVVERVSRDG from the coding sequence GTGAACGGCTACCGTCTGTCCCCGATCCAGCGGCTGGCCTGGTCCGGGGCGCAGGACCTGGTCCGCGCCCGGGTGCTGCTCGACCGCCCGCTGGACCGGGCCCGGTTGCAGACCGCCCTGGACGCGGTGGTCGCCCGGCACGAGGCGCTGCGCCTGACCCTGGTGCACCACCCCGGGCTGCGGGTGCCGTTGCAGGACGTCGACGACGGCCGCAGCGTCGTCGTCGGCGCCCAGGGCGAGCTGTCGGTGACCGTCACCGACGACGCCCTGGAGCTGGCCGCCACGCCGTTGATCGCCGACCCGGCGAGCCTGCGGCTCGTCCTCGCCGACCTGGCCCGCGCGTACGCCGACGGCCGGCTGGCCGACGACCCCGACGCCCTGCAGTTCCTCGACGTCACCGAGTGGCAGCTGTCGCAGCGGCAGGAGGACGACCCGTTCGGCGCACCCGCCGCGCCGGCCGCGCGGCTGGTCACCCCGCACGGCGACGACCCGGCCGAGGTCGGCACCGCGACCCTGCCCGCCGCGGCGCTGACCGCCGCCGCGCGGGAGGCCGGCGTCGGCGTCGCGAACCTGCTCTTCGCCGCCTGGGCGCTCGCGCTGTCCCGCCGGGCCGAGCCGCCCGCCGGGGTCGACGACGCGGACCTGGTGCTGGCCCGGTGGAGCGACGGGCGGCAGGCCACCGGGACGGCCGGTGTCGTCGGCCCGCTGGGCGGCCACGCGCCGATCCGGCTGGGCCTGCCCCTGCCGGCCGCGCCCAAGGCGCTGCTCGACGAGGTACGCGCCGCCGAGTCCGCCGCCGAGGAGGCGTTCCACCTGGTCGATCCGGTCGGCGAACACTCCGACGCGGTCGCCGGTTTCGCCGTCGTACCGGCCGGGGACCCGGCGGCCCTGGGTGGCCTGGGCGCCACCGCCGTCGAGGTCTCCGCGCCGCCCGCGACGGCCGGCCCGCAGCTGACCGCCGTGGTCGGCGACGACGAGGTGACCCTGCGGGTCGTCGGGGGCCGCTGGTTGCTGGAGGGCCTGCTGGCGATCCTGGGGTCGCTGCCCCGGGCGCTGGCCGACGGCACGCCGCTGGTGCTGACCGGCGAGGGGGAGGCCCGCTGGCTCGCCGAGGCGGCCGGCGAGCCGTCCCGCGCCGCGGTGCGCACCCTCGTCGAGCTGCTCGACGACGGGCTGGCCGGCGCCGACCAGGACAGCCCGGCGGTGGTCGCCGCCGACGGCACGTACACCGTCGGCGAGCTGCGCGACGTCGCGGCCCGGGTCGCCGCGGGCCTGGTCGAGCGGGGGCTGCACCGCGCGCGGGTGGGCGTGCTCGCCACCCGTTCCCGGGACACCGTCGCCGCGTTCCTCGGCGTGCTGCGGGCCGGCGCGGTGTACGTACCGCTGGACCCGGCGGCGCCGGCGGAGCGGCTCGCCGCGCAGGTCCGCGCGGTCGACGCCGGGCTCGTCGTCGGCGCGGGCGGCCCGGCGGGGCTCGCCGGCGCGACCGTCGCCGAGTTGGCCGCCGGCACCGCGACGGCGGCCGTGCCCCCGGCGGCGCCCATCGATCCCGCCTACGTCATCTTCACCTCCGGCTCCACGGGCACGCCGCGACCGGTCCAGGTCCCGCACGGCGCCGCGGCCCACCTGGCGTACGCGCTCGAGGAGACCGTGTACGCGGGCAGCCGGGCCGGGCTGCGGGTGGCGGTGAACGCCCCGCTCACCTTCGACGCCTCGGTCAAGCAGCTCGTGCAGCTGGCCCACGGCCGCAGCCTGTACCTGGTGCCCGAGGACGTCCGGCGCGACGGTGCCGAGCTGGCCGTGGCCCTCGCCGACAACCGGGTCGACGTGCTCGACCTGACCCCCTCCCAGCTGCGCATCCTGCTCGCCGGGGCCGGCGACGCCCGGCTGCCGGAGCTGCTGCTGGTGGGCGGCGAGGCGATCCCGCCGGACCTCTGGGACACCCTCGCCGCGCTGCCCGGCGTCCGGGCGGTCAACCTGTACGGGCCGACCGAGTGCACCGTGGACAGCACCGCTGCCGAGATCCGCCCCGCGACGGCGCCGACCATCGGCCGTCCGCTGCCGGGCGTCGGCGTGTGGGTCCTCGACGAGCGGCTGCGGCCGGTGCCGCCCGGCGTGGCCGGCGAACTCTGCGTCAGCGGGCCGCAGCTGGCCGACGGCTACCTGGGCGACCCGGAGACGACGGGCCGCCGGTTCGTCCGGGCCGCCCTGCCCGACGGCCGGACGGAGCGGGTCTACCGCACCGGCGACCGGGTGCGCTTCGACGCCGAGGGGCGCCTGCGCTACCTGGGCCGGCTGGACGACCAGGTGAAGATCCACGGCTTCCGGGTGGAGCCGGGCGAGGTGGCCGCGACGCTGCGGGCGCACCCGGAGGTCGCCGACGCGGCGGTCGTGGCCCGCGACGACGACGGGCACGGCGACCGCCTCGTCGGCTACGTCCGCCCGGCCGCGCCGGCCGTCGACGTCGACCTGGACCGGGTCGCCGGGATCAACCCGCACGAGACCCGCTACCTGTACGACGAGATCTTCACGCAGCGGGTCTACCTGCGCGACGGCATCGTGCTGCGCCGGGGCGCGACGGTCTTCGACGTCGGCGCCAACATCGGCATGTTCTCGCTGTTCGTCCACGCGGCCTGCCCGGACGCGACCATCCACGCCTTCGAGCCGGTGCCGTCGGTGGTGGCGGCCCTGCGGCGCAACGTCGAGGAGTTCGGCGTGCCGGCCACCGTGCACCCGGTGGGCCTGTCCACCGCGCCGGGGCAGGTCTCCTTCACCTACTACCCGGGCTACTCGATGATGTCCGGCCAGGCCGCGTACGCCGACCCGGCGGCCGAGGTCGCCGTGATCAAGCGGTTCCTCGCCAACGAGCGCGACCGGGGCGAGTCCGACCGGGAGACCCTGCTGGAGCGGGTCGACGAGCTGTTGGCGGAGCGCTTCGACGGCTCCGAGGTGACAGTCGACGTGCGCCCGCTGTCGGAGGTCATCGACGAGGTCGGGCCGGAGCGCATCGACCTGCTGAAGATCGACGTGCAGCGGGCCGAGGCCGACGTGCTCGCCGGCATCGAGGAGCGGCACTGGCTGCTCATCGCGCAGGTCGCCATGGAGGTGCACGACGCCGTCGGCACCGACACCGAGGGGCGCCTGGACGAGCTGATCGCCCTCTTCGAGGACCGCGGGTTCGACGTGGTCACCCGCCAGGACGACCTGCTCACCGGCACCGACCGGCACACCCTGCACGCCGTGCGCCCCGAGTACGCCGCCGACCCGCGGCCCGCGGTGGCGGTCCCGGACGGCCCGGCCGCCGGCCCGCTGGAGGCCCGGTTGACCGACTGGCTCGCCCAGCGGCTGCCCGCCCACCTGGTCCCCGCGGCCGTGGTGCTCCTCGACGACCTGCCGCTGACCCGCAACGGCAAGCTCGACCGGGCCGCGCTGCCCGCGCCGGAGCTCGACCGGGCCCGGCGGGAGCCGGCCGTGGCGCCGGCCAACCGGGCCGAGGAGATCCTCGTCGAGGCGTGGCGGGAGGTCCTGGGCACGCAGTCGGTCGGGGTGACCGACAGCTTCTTCGCCCTCGGCGGCGACTCGATCCGCAGCATCCAGATGCAGGTCGCGGCGAACCGGCGCGGCCTGTCGTTCCGGCTCGGCGACATCTTCGTGCACCAGTCGATCCGGGAACTGGTCGCGCACGGCGAGATCACCCTCACCGGGCCCGGCGCCGACGCCACCGACGCCTCCGGGGCGGCGGAACCGTTCGCCCTGGTCGCCGCCGCCGACCGGGACCGCCTGCCCGCCGGGCTGGCCGACGCCTACCCGATGACCGCGCTGCAACAGGGCATGGTCTACCACTGCGAGCTGACCGGCGACCCGGCGATGTACCACAACGTCACCGCGCACCGCGTCGACGCGCCGCTGGAGGCGGAGGCGCTGCGCGCCGCGCTGGCCGACCTGGTCGCGCGGCACCCGGTGCTGCGGACCGGCTTCTCCCTCGGCACCCACACCGAGCCGCTGCAACTGGTGCACGCCGAGGTGCCGGTCGAGGTGCCGGTGACGGAGCTGACCGACGCCGACGAGGCCACCCGCCGGGCCCGCGTCGACGAGCTGGTGGCGGCCGAGCGGGTGCGGCCCTTCGACTGGGACCGGCCGCCGCTGCTGCGGCTGCACGCCGTGCGCGACGACACCGACACCTTCACCCTGATCGTGGCGGAGTGCCACGCGATCCTCGACGGCTGGAGCCTGCACCTCCTCCTCGGCGAGTTGCTGGCCGCGTACGACCGGCGCCGCGCCGGGCTGTCCGTGCCGCACCGCCCGACGTTGCCCTTCCGCGCGTACGTGGCGGCGGAACGGGAGGCCGTGGCGGACGCCGGGTCACGCCGGTTCTGGCTCGAGGGTGCCGGCGGCGTGCCGCCGCTGCTGCTCGGCGGGGCGGAGCCACGGATCACCACCACCCGGCGGGTGCCGCTGGCGGCGTCCACCACCGGCGCCGTCACCGCGGCCGCCCGGGCCGCCGGCGTACCGGCCAAGTCCTGGCTGCTCGCGGTCCACCTGCGGGTGATCGGGGAGGTCGCCGGCCGGGACGAGGTGGTCACCGGGCTGGTCGTCGGCGCCCGGCCCGAGGCCGAGGGGAGCGACGCCACGCTCGGGCTGTTCCTCAACACCCTGCCGGTGAGCGCCGTGCTGGGCACCCGGTCGCTGGCCGAGCTGGCCGCCGCCGCCTGGCAGGCGGAGCGGTCGCTGATGGGCCACCACCGGTTCCCGCTCGCCGAGATCGTCCGGGCGGGCGGGGCCGGGCCCCGGTTCGACCACTTCTTCAACTGGACCCACTTCCACGGCGGCGCCGACGAGGGCGAGGGCGGCGGGGGCCGTGGCAGCCGCATCGTCGACAGCCGGGGCATCACTGTCGACGTGGCGTTCAGCCTCGCCGTCGACGTGGAGGTGGACCCGGCCACCGGCCAGCTCGCCCTGACCCTCCAGTACGACGCCCGGCACGTCGACGAGGCGCGGGCCGACCGGCTGGCCGAGGCGTACCGCCGGCTGCTGGCGACCGACCCGACGGTGCCGCTGCCCACCGTCGGACCGGCGGGTCCCGTCGTCCCCGCCCCGCGCGACGGGGACGCCCGGGACCGCTGGGCGGCCCGGGTGGCGTCGGTCTGGCAGGAGGTCGTCGGCGTGGCGCCGCGCGGCGAGCGGGCGGAGTTCCTCGCCGCGGGCGGCGACTCGCTGCGCGCACTGCGCCTGGTCACCGCGCTGCGGCAGCGCCACGGCAGCAGCATCACCCTGCCGGAGTTCGTCGCGCTGGGCAGCTACGGCGCCGTCGTCGAGCGGGTGAGCCGCGATGGCTGA
- a CDS encoding thioesterase II family protein, producing the protein MTVTSLLCFPYAGAGASVYQPWQRVAPPDLEILPVQLPGREKRFVEEPYRRMDQAVDGLLDEVLELVAGRDRVALFGHSMGAVLAYEMAGRLAQAAGVRLAHLFVSGSPDPWSGRDHTAADLPDDEFVARVEEFAGYTHPALADPDMRELLLPTLRADVELHEGYRPGGDKRLDVPVTALRGADDTLVAASALAGWDRVTSAGFASLTVAGGHMYLADDPAELLALVRRRLAGA; encoded by the coding sequence TTGACCGTCACGTCACTGCTCTGCTTCCCGTACGCCGGCGCGGGCGCCTCGGTGTACCAACCGTGGCAGCGGGTCGCACCGCCCGACCTGGAGATCCTCCCGGTGCAGTTGCCGGGCCGGGAGAAGCGCTTCGTCGAGGAGCCGTACCGCCGGATGGACCAGGCCGTCGACGGGCTCCTCGACGAGGTGCTCGAACTGGTCGCCGGCCGCGACCGGGTGGCGCTGTTCGGCCACAGCATGGGCGCGGTGCTCGCGTACGAGATGGCCGGCCGGCTGGCCCAGGCCGCCGGGGTACGGCTGGCGCACCTGTTCGTCAGCGGCTCGCCCGACCCGTGGTCGGGCCGCGACCACACGGCCGCCGACCTGCCCGACGACGAGTTCGTGGCGCGGGTGGAGGAGTTCGCCGGCTACACGCATCCGGCGCTGGCCGACCCCGACATGCGGGAGCTGCTGCTGCCGACCCTGCGCGCCGACGTGGAGCTGCACGAGGGCTACCGGCCGGGCGGCGACAAGCGGCTCGACGTGCCGGTGACCGCGCTGCGCGGCGCCGACGACACCCTGGTGGCCGCCTCCGCGCTGGCCGGCTGGGACCGGGTCACCTCCGCCGGGTTCGCCTCCCTCACCGTCGCCGGTGGACACATGTACCTCGCCGACGATCCGGCCGAGCTGCTGGCGCTGGTGCGACGGAGGCTGGCCGGTGCCTGA
- a CDS encoding thioesterase II family protein has product MAENPWLVVRAPVARPALRLFCLPYAGGNAGAFETWRAGLPRAVEVNAVQYPGRRERVADPAPRRMTPLVQALEAALAPHLDRPYAVYGDCLGAYVAFELVRRLERRGHRPADLLVVSSAVAPHRAEVEPDHSGADDATFLAELVALGTMPAAVAAHPELAAAALPAARADFELGRSYRYRDAGPIGVPVTAIRGDADPHVDDVGTAAWADLTTAGCTTVTVPGGHDLLARADPGLLGAVRSALLGKEPS; this is encoded by the coding sequence ATGGCTGAGAACCCGTGGCTGGTGGTCCGGGCGCCCGTCGCCCGGCCCGCCCTGCGCCTGTTCTGCCTGCCCTACGCGGGCGGCAACGCCGGGGCCTTCGAGACCTGGCGGGCGGGGCTGCCGCGCGCCGTCGAGGTGAACGCGGTGCAGTACCCGGGCCGCCGCGAGCGGGTCGCCGATCCCGCGCCACGGCGGATGACGCCGCTGGTGCAGGCCCTCGAGGCGGCCCTGGCCCCGCACCTGGACCGGCCGTACGCGGTCTACGGCGACTGCCTCGGCGCGTACGTCGCGTTCGAGCTGGTCCGCCGGCTGGAGCGACGCGGGCACCGGCCGGCCGATCTGCTGGTGGTCTCCTCGGCCGTCGCCCCGCACCGCGCCGAGGTCGAACCGGACCACTCCGGCGCCGACGACGCCACGTTCCTCGCCGAACTGGTCGCGCTGGGCACGATGCCGGCGGCCGTCGCCGCGCACCCGGAGCTGGCCGCCGCCGCGCTGCCGGCGGCCCGCGCCGACTTCGAACTCGGCCGCAGCTACCGCTACCGCGACGCCGGCCCGATCGGCGTGCCGGTCACCGCGATCCGCGGCGACGCCGACCCGCACGTCGACGACGTCGGGACGGCGGCGTGGGCCGACCTCACCACCGCCGGCTGCACCACCGTCACCGTCCCGGGCGGGCACGACCTGCTCGCCCGGGCCGACCCCGGACTGCTCGGCGCCGTCCGGTCCGCCCTCCTCGGCAAGGAGCCGTCTTGA